A stretch of DNA from Pagrus major chromosome 22, Pma_NU_1.0:
agcacaggtgagaACAATAACGTTAACAAAAAGCTTTATTCTgttaagtgtcccagtaagcaTGTACTATACCAGAGCCTTGGAACTGGCTCATCTAAATGGAATGCGGCCATCACTAATGtaataatatgtataaaaagtttcacctgtgttttttcttctttgaaagGTCAAAATGTTTGCAGTGAAAAGCGTTCGTGCTGGATTTACAGTATACAGGTGACAGTGTAGCTTGCTTAAGTAGTTTCTGATgtcttctcttttcctctttgacATCATGTTGCCTAAAATGTTGAAGCCCCTATGTCCCCactgcttttcaacacaaagtgacgccTTTGCTTCAACTGTATATGCATTGCGTGACAGTGAGCCCCAAATGCCCAAACAAAGCCTGCTGTAAACTTTGACTGACAGCCCTTGTGCTTGAATTGAGTGTATCCGAGGACATAGTTCTGCAAACATTACTTGAGGATTATATTGTTTGCCATCTGTGCTGAGAGGCACATCTCGGAGAATGTGTACCGCTTGTTTGTGTAACCTGTAGATGTGAAGAGCTCTCAGGAGCTGCATCAAATTGAATTCCTCCCTGGCTTGATATGTGAGCTCATTTAAGCTCCTCAGCTTTGCATTCCTGAGAAGTACTTCATCACAACACGATACACCCAGACACAATCCTCAATcgccttttcttttcttccggAAACTTCCTGTGATGCAAGTTTCATCCAGGCGGccataaacacagagagacacgcTCGTCGCTTCAGAAATGCAAAAGCAAACATTACGCCGGCGGCATGACAATCAAAGAGTGAGTTAGACAGAGAGAGGTTTAAAGTAGGCCCAGTGGCCAAGTGATCACTAAAAACTCTTTTTTACTGGTCGTACTGTGCACAGAGAAATATTGGCGCGGGCAACATGTCATCAGAGAACGATCACGATACTAAAAGGCAGAGGAGGCACATTTTGTTCATTCTTGTACATCAAGTACTGAGTGTAAAACCATTCCAGTTCTTCTGAAGCCAACTCGCCTCTCTTCTAAAGAGACACTTtgccctctcctcttcctcaccagCTTCTCCTTCCCAGAGTTACTGCTGCTGCCTTGTAAACCAACGAGGTAAAACCTGTGTCTGTTCTACAGCTAAGTGAAGCTGTGGCTTTTTCAAGGTTATTGATGGACAGAGGCAGACAAAGTAAGTATACAGAGGGATGTTTATGCAGGTGTCTTTATGCTGGATGGAAGAGGAAGATTTCAGGTCAAACAGAGAGGCCGGATGatgtaacacacacatgatAACACAACAGGAGGCTCTCACTATGACAACCTGTTTATATGTAACTGCTCATGTTCAATAAAGCTGCACAACTTGGTCAGAAACATACAGGAAGACCAGCTGCTATAAGATGTATCACTAGATTTGGGTTTTTAATTTGAGCAGCTTCATTATTAGACCACAGGTAGGTGTGGAGGTCAGTTGTGCAGCTGTGTGGATATAAGTGacattaacttttaaaaaatagagaagaagaagtcaaaGAAGAACTCGGTCAGAAGGTGGTGCTAATGTAACTACCAGAGTTTTTAGAGATGTTTTGCAGTGTCTGTgattattattggattttaagATCGTAAAGAAGATGTGATACAGCTGTTTCGGTGGTTACAGGCAGGTCACAAGGGTTCAGAGGGGATCAGATAAGGGATGTAGTGGGACTTTATTCTAATGTGGGAATTCATTTGTAAATGTTGTGCCATGCTGCATGTAAGTCTGCCCAGCTGACATGGGCCAACAGGTCAAAATTAGGAACAGAGTGATGCGTATACATTAACAAATGACAGAGAAAGTCAAGGAATTAGGGTAGCAACTTTTTTTGCGAACTTAAACACATCAAAATTTAACAGCCATTCCGACTTGTTCTCATCTCTTCACTCGAATATTTCATGGTTTTGTCGAGCCGTTTCCTGGAAAATGAACTCCACCTCATAAATCATCATAATTTGTGaagtacaaaagaaaaagggagacTTACTTTCCTCTTCAGCCATATCGCACATCATTTTTCTCCTGGATACTTTTGAATAAACCAACGTCAATGGCCAGAGGAAGAATAGCTGCTCTCTGCAGTGCAAATAAAGATCTGCCAGATAAACCAGATATGACATATGACTCAGGGCCAGACTTATTACATTCATTTTGGCTTTGTCAAGAGATATTCTCAAAACATTTATCTCcaataaaattaatatttcaaacTAAGTAGACAAACTTGACTTgaagtaaataaagaaaatggagCGCTTTTATTGCTTATGGATGCTTATGGGTGTGATTTACTCAACGTCAGCCACTGAAACTATATAAACCGTTGTGTCGTCTACTGTTACACATAATTATGTCCTCATCAGGTGCATGTCTTGTTCAGAGATGTTGGATAtgatcagaagaaaaaaaaaatctgactatCATTCTGTCCATGGTTAAAAAAATTGTAAGGTTTTGTAATGTCTGactttttatgtatatttatctGTATTTGATTTGTTTCTAATGGTCCACTAGGTGGCAGGACACATTAGAGAGATGTAACTGGCTGATCACAGGGTCTTTATTGGAGCCATAGGCACATTtaataatgtgacattttataatgTGTCCATATCTtatgattattgattgatttggCCTTCTCTCTTTCCGTAGCTGAATTGTTTTTCAGGCTATGCTCtgaattttattaatttatttattttctaaccAGTTAAATCGTCAAATATTTCACCTGACAGTTAATAATAATTAGTTGaattaaaatacatataatttataaatgtaaaacGTATAATATATAttcatgataaaaataaaaataaatgtttaatatacGTCACGGCGGTCAAAGTTCACCAGTTCGCCTCTCAAAATGGCGGATGAACCTACACGAGAGTGGAGCGATGAGCAGCTCAAAAGTGACGATTTGCCCAAAAAAGACCTCATAAAGTTCATTCAGGACAATGCAGCCCACTCGGTATGTTTATCCCGTTATTCCCGTTGTGGCGTCGGTGTGAATATTTGCAGGTTAAAGTGTTAATGCGTACTTTTGAACTGCAGCATGCTGCGTGGTTAGCTAGGGGGAGCTACCTAAGAAAGGATGTGGTGTATTAGCATCTAGCTAGGCACCGTGTACGACACTACAGAGGGATATTCATACAAAAAAAGAGCACTGCGGAAGTAATATGTGCGCCACGGCTCGTTATTTCATCTGAAATCACGGCCTGTTTACGGTCTGACATGTTAGCTATAGCCAAAACTAGAAAGTGACGCAGGAGTATATAGAAGGTGGATAAATAAAGCTAACCTCTGATGggttttccttgttttttttgcaattttccTTTCAGTTCCTCAATGAGCACAAGCTGCTGGGAAACATCAAGAATGTGGCCAAAACAGCAAAGAAAGAACAGCTGGTTATTGCCTACAATCAGCTGTTTGAGAGCAAAGTAAGTGATGATAATTTATACACGATGTTGCACATTGTGGCACTGGTTTTGGCTGATGAACTCATTCAAGAGTGCAAATCAGGGTTGCACAATTATTTGACAAATAATCCAAAGTTCAATATGCAAATCACAGGGAACTGCTGTTATTTTGTGatggtaaaatgtgtcacaaaacagtgttttaatgaaaatttgtagtgctgcagagatgctctggcctacaaaacttcttctccagatgtaataaaacgtgtttttgtttggcagagaccaGGAGAAATGCAACATCATCttgattttactagtttttcaatgacagtgaaaattgtgatgtaaaatttTATCATCCATAATATGAATTATGAGCATGAATTATATCGTAATCGCAATATCACGTTTTGaaccatatcgtgcagccctgtATGTTTATTCCCTTCTCTCTGTGTCATTTGCAGCGGTTTAAAGGCACAGAACCGATCGAAGAAGTGACCGAGCAGGTTAAAGCTGTCAAAATCGAAGACAAACCCAAAGAAGTCAAAACAGAGGTTGTGGATGAGGTACGGCTTCAGGATGTTGACTTTTGgcgatgttgttgttgttgatgattcATTTTTTGCCCTGCACACTTACAaactcctgctgctcctgcttttCACAGGGTCCGCCCAAGTACACCAAGTCAGTGCTGAAGAAAGGTGACAAGACTAACTTTCCGAAGAAAGGTGAAACTGTGAGCTGCTGGTACACTGGTTCCCTGGAGGATGGGACTGTCTTTGACACCAATATTCCCGCAGGTATGACAGACCTGCACCTGTATAGTCAGATTTCACTGACAATTTAATTCATGAGAATGCTGGACCAGTTTGTTACCACCGTAAACCAGCCAGTGTTTGTCATCATCACctaatttaatttcattaaatgCCAATAGCAATTGTCCTCAATGGTCTTCGGGTTTAAACTTGCCCTCTTGTCTCTCTGCAGCGGcaagaaagaaaaggcaaacTAAACCACTGAGCTTTAAAGCTGGCCTCGGCAGAGTCATCAGAGGAGTAAGTGATGCTGCCGATGATTTTTTTGCTCCGTGCATCcaaacttttttcagtttcactgtATGTCATCATCACTGATCCTTGATTTTCACAGTGGGATGAGGCCATTATGACAATGAGCAAGGGTGAAACCGCTCGATTGGAGATTGAACCAGAGTGGGCCTATGGAAGGAAGGGTGTCCCTGAAAACAAGTATCCTTTTCTTTGGCTGAGTTTGTGCTTCACTTTGTGCATgtcatgtaaatatgtgtttgtgttcagttgaGTTTAGTCACCGGACTTTTCAGCTGGTCAGTACTGTGTGGCTGAAGcacatgtgtttgtcagtgctCTTAATTTGTTTACAATCATTTGCGTCGACTGCTGTCCCTTCCTTAACTCCAGCTCTTCCAGAATTCCACCCAATGCGAAGCTGATTTTTGAGATCGAGCTGGTGGCTGTGGATTAACCAACAAACTCTGGCCAGCATGCACTATGTTTAAAGGACggaggtggagaaaaaaaaagaatcaacgGCCTTGTTGTAAAGATTCAAGTTAAAATGATATTTGGACTGCACTGTTCTGTTTCTACTTTGTCTCATCTCGTTACAGGAAACGATGACCAGTTATTACAATGTCTTAAGTTTTGGCCCAAATGTGGCGGCTTGTCAATAATGTATATATGAGACACCCTGAAACCTtattctctgtattttctttttcttttgcatgtaaatgtaaaataaacctGTTTCAGAGACTTAAGTATGGAATGGTTTTCTGATTTTCATGTCATCAGTGTTGACCAATCATTTCGCAAGCAAATATAGGTTGGATGTCAATTTTAAGCAGTTTAACCATCATTCACTTGACGCatgcagaggaaaacacaagtTCTGACATCCCATTACACACAACATCCAGATTATCTTGTATTTAAAAAGGTTTGTACATCTATTTAAGAGTACATTTGAGCACTTTCAAGGTACCTCAACCTAAAATTCTCTCTTAAAGCCTTTatcatttaaattaatataGATGCAACTGCAAAAGTTCCTTACACCCACAGCAATTTAATGTATATTGTAAATTTCTTTTATAAGCATATTGAGTTATTGTGTAGATGGTGCCAGATTTCACCTAAccttagaaacccacatgaaggccggtttgaccaatgacccacaagtggcccaaacaactctgaaactcaagagctcacacgtgtccttaacgactgTGTAAGAACATACCCACACAAGAGCCtgccaactcctctccagttagttagaactgaagaagcctcttggatgatgAGGTGAAATGTctacaagaaactgaaacaagtccagttgcctatgatacagcacctagatttaccatgacctggatcaCTGAGCTTTCATCAACATAGTCAACACAGATAATGTTGAAAAATTCAAATCCAAGCATTTTTCCTAACAGAAAACATGGTGAAAGCTAAGCATATTTTAAactttccagactttttacatTCCTCAAATAATTCCTAATGCTGGTTGAAATCTGAAACTACATTAATTTGTGGTGATCTTTCATATTTGCTGACACAAACCAAGTCTCACTTGTCCGTCCATCCAATATTAATGTACTGTAGAGGACGAATTTAGATTAAAAAACTCCACAATAAATTCAGACCCTTCAGTGACACATAACTATCAGCACCATCTAATTCTGAAATTTAGAGGCAAATGAACATTGAGAAATTATAACAACCCTCAATCATTTCAGGCCATTTTCTAACCACAGATCATGAAATAAACAGTAAGTGTCACAAAACTCTGAAAATAGCAACTGGTATCCATAAGGACGCCACTTtcattgcaggaaacaaaacaaacagttctCTTTTGTCCAagccaatatttattctgtaCAGCAGGATAACATTTAACTTGGGAAAAACTAATTTGTGGTGACTGGATTTCTCCTTTAGGGCATTTAAGCACTTAGGAGTTGGCGTTGGGTCCCTTCTTCTTTCCGAAGGTGGGCACAACGTTCACGAAGCGTCTGTTGTACTGGATGCGACGCTTGGCACGgccagtcttcttcttcttcttctcctgcttgTCAACCTggacaaagtgacagaaaaggCATCGGTTATTTTTCTAGTTTTCATGACCAGCACATCCAACACAGATATAAATGGCCtctaaatgtatgaaaatgataTTTACATGTTCTAAGTACTATACAATGTGTTCTGGAGGAAATTAAACGCGTaaatgtctgagtttgtattttgcTGGAACATAAAGTgtcagaaatacacaaaatctTCTTACCTTGGGTGTCTGTCCCCTCACTTTTCCGGCACGGGCCAGAGAACCGTGGACCTTACCTgaggagggggaaaaggaaGATGGGAGTGTTAGTTGGGATAATTCCCACATAAACCAAAGATCCTGCAATTGTTCAGACACTGTACTCATCTTTCAAATCACTAACATGACCCCTAATGTCATGATccactgaaaacatctttttgaaTATCCATACATGATATACGATGGCTTGGTGATGGAGGTTTGGGTCTGATCAACAGGAAATACTGGCTTTTGACTTTTATCCCTACAGTATATGAAGGCCAGCTTGTGCACCGAATCTCTCACTTTGAAGCTAGACTATCGTGCGTTTTATTTCCGTGTACTGACCTCCCAGAAGCCTGCCAGCTACCTCCAGGGTGCAGTGCTCTGAGACACCGCAGGATGCCAGGGAGGCATCATCCTCCAGTGGGCACCCAGCGAGCAACAGCACCTGATCCTCGACCAGGAGACCCTCCACAGTCTGGACATGGGCCTAAAGGGACACCAAAGCATAAGCATTTATAGCAAAAACCCCTTCACCATGTGAAAGCATCACTAGGATTCACACAGATCACTGAAAACAGGACTGCATTGACATGATAAATCAAAAGTTTGGTGAATTCTCACCAacttataaaacacaaaattaccTTGATCTGTCCAACAGTTTCCTGTCCGGTCACCTCAAGGGTGTGAGTGTTCTGGGCACGCAAGAATAGCTGCATCATGATGCTGGAAGAAAAACCGAAAGGGCATTTTAGCTTTAGTCATTATCAATATATCTACTGCGGAAACCAGCCTGTGGCGTTGGATTTTTATTTGTGACAGCAAACATCGGCTACCAAACCCGCCACGCTATACCTATAGTCTGAGGTTACTAAATATGCTAAACGTGGGGATGTCGTGACAAATTATATCCTGTCATAAAACTTTCAGGTTAAAAAACTGGTGAGAAACAGAGCAAAGCAACGTGCCGGGAGCTGAACAGACTCCTCTCGCTTGGTGTCTTGCTAATGCTATGCTAGCATAACTAGCCGCATGGGACACGCTTTTCATAAAGTCGCTTTAAACACACGGAATATAGCGTAACTGTTCAAAATAAAGAACTACATGTGATAAATGATGATATAGTGGCTCTATTAGCGTAACAAAATCTCCCGGGGCTTTACATTTTTAGGATTTTTCACTGAAATCGCACAGGCCTTACCTCGTTGATGCTAGTCGTTCAACGCTAGGCATAGAAAGGGCTGTTTAAGGGCCGACACTGCGCATGTGCGGATCTACGTAAGCATTGATGGAAGCTGTGGCCACGCCCATCGCACTTTGGACTGTGAAACTGTTCTTGTGGGATCGATTATTGGGTTTTCCATTGTTTTAATTGGCAATAATGACTGTTTATTACAAAAAACCACAAAGctcaataaaacactgacatgtaACCACATGATCGTTTAACCTTGCCCACCTAGGTCACTGTAAGAAGCAGGCCGGGGTTTATTTGGGCATTTTAAATCAAAGTATGGATTTATTTCTTTACCTTACTCAATAGTAAACGAGCTTTCAGTTCTTTGTATTTCACCGTATGTCAGTGTTCAATAAAGGCTAAATCTAAAACTTGTCACACTGACTACGAGGTGATCATTTGCACTTCGTACTGAACATGTGGAAAAAGATAATTTCTGTACTTAATACATATATGAAAGATTGTTGGTAATGTCTTAATGGCTCATGAATTCAATATATTGAAcaatgttgaaatgaaaaggaTGATGAAGTCAACAAAGGGACATTTCTGGATATCAATCTCTTTATTATGAAATcaggtcaaaataaaaaaaggaggaactcttcattttgtttatggAAACATAaccatgaaatattaaaaatctttCAGTTTGGGAAGAAGAAACATGACTCAGAGGTACATCAATGAATGCTTCCTTTACAAGTTTAAATcttaaacacaaagaaagagacCAAACTAAGTCATCCGATCTAAAAATTAGAAAGCCTTTTATCACACAGGGGAAAATAAATCTGCCTTCTCACACTTAACATGCATTAAAGAACCCAAAAAAAGCAGCCAGTTAAGGAGATGATGGATGTCGCAATTAACGTTGTTTTAAACAACATGACTAATCAACATGGCTGCCATGGAGAGCCAAGTGTATTATAATCTAAACAATTGCTACAAAGTATAATTTAAACGATTAGCACACTTTAAAccagaaagaagaaacaaacgAGCTTCTGTGGTTGGATTAATCTCCATGACACCATGTTGAGTAGCCCTGTTCAGAAAAGTAGGCAGGGCAGAAAGGATGCTTTCCTCTGAGTCTCCATCTTCATGTAAGGATTTTGGTCATCatgttggaggaggagggtagTACTGGTTATACTGGGCATACTGGTTGTACTGCCCCCAGGAGTTTTGTCCCCAACTGCCGTATGGTTGCTGAGaaaaagggaaggaaagaaTAAGTTAGCCGGATCACCTAAATTTCAACTCACTTAAACAAAACATGCGTTTAACTTTGGTACAGTTGATTCAGACAAGTTCTTACTAGAAAACAGACGAAAAATGCTGCCAATGGCCATACATGCTGAGTGTGACATGAAGGGAAAGCAAGGAAATCTTTTCCAGATAAGAAACCCACCTGGTACCAGTTGTAGTTGTACGCGGAGTTGTTGGCCTGCGTGTCTGTCAGTGCGTTTGCTGCAGCCGAGGACTCGTCATCCACACGTTGTCTCTTGGTGTCAGGTTCTTGAGAGCTGAAGACAAATAGTTTACAGTTAGTAAAATCTCTTACTAGTTAGTGTCGTTTGCTGTAGTGCCTATAATACATCAGAAGCTTTTTAGAGGATGTTTAGCTCATGATAAACACCCACTATAAGTTTGTGCTACAATGAATGACGACAGGACTGCTATTATATGACTGgaatgttgaaaaatgaaatgaaaataatgatgtgTTGATGTGACCCAAGCCCTGTTCCAATATCCACCTGTCATACCCGTTCTCCGCTTTCCTCTTTGTGGGTTCACTTTCTTTCTGCAGCTTCTGTTGTTCACTATATGCAGCCACAAGcctgaaagaaataaaagaatgaaaattAGTCAATATTAAACATGACAAATCTATTCACGTTAATCCATTATTCAATCTCtaaaaagtaacaaaacacTTACACATTTATGTCACTGCCAAAGTCCTCGAGGAACTCGACCTTGCGCTGGCAGAAGAGGAGGCGGGATTCAATGGGCATCGGGCTCTGCAGGGCTCGGTCGAAACAAGCCAAGATCTCAGCCTCGTTCTGCGTCACGTCTCCATTGTATTCCAGCTCGAGCAAGTTTAGATAGAGCTTCGGATTAGTCTGTAAAGCCATAAAAGTACAAGTGAGTATGTCACAAGTAGTGCAATATCGCCATGGCGGAAGGTGgtataattcatttttaattacataTAATAAAATGTCCACTCCAGTTTCTCTTTACATTCTAAACTGATTTCTTTGCAGGGGAATAACAGGTGTCTCGAGTGTAAACGAGTCTGATTTCCACTTGAGGAAAGAAAACATACTTTCAATGATGTGAGGCAGCCTATATAGTGCAGCAGTAATCCAAAGAAGAGGTGATTAAATGATCTTGGTAGTGGGTGTTTTTTACTGGCCTCTATATAGGGCTATATCACCCAACAATTTATGCATGCATCTGTAGAAGGGTCATCACCTGGTCTTTTTCAATAGCATCCAGCAGCACCTTCCTGGCTTTGCTCAGACTTTTCTGCACCTTCATCTGCTGTCTGGCCAGCTTCACAGCATAGAACGACGTCTCAGTAGCATTCTTCCCGGAATCCATGGCCTCCCTTAACAGCGCCTCTGCTTCATCCATGTTACCATGGCGACGCTCAAGACTGACCCTTCGAAGGCGCACCATGGCAAGACCTGGGACTGATTCCTCTAGCGACTTCAGGATGCCACGAGCCTCCTCGACATTGCCtggacaaagaaaagcagaataTTGTCAAGCGTGGCCCAaacaatgctgttttttttccaagtctGTATCACTATGTACATTACATGTGCAGTCACACCCTAAGTTTTATCTGCATGTTGTCTGAGTGCCACtcaccctgctgctcctcaaAGGCTGCCCACAGCAGGTGGATGGCCGGTTTCTTGGGCAGGTGGATGGTACACGCCTTCTTGTAGACATGTCTTACACCGTCAGTGCTGTAGCCCTCTATATATTTTGCATACTtcagagtgaaaaagagaaagcgGAGTTGGAAGAAatgcaggagaggacagagaaaaagaacagaggagaaaaagagaaaggcaAAGgagacaacacattttaaacctAAATTTTCAGTTGACAGAAACAGTGAATTTCTTCATTGACAAGATCGTTTTTAGAAATTTTCTGTGTAAACCCATCAGCACCTTCATGGAACCAATTAGATAAGTTTCTGTAAGGTAGTGGGAGACGAAGAAGATGCAACGTAGTAGTTGGCAAATGCTGCAGTCATATCTTGTGTGGCAAGCTGGCCATCCCCTAATACAACAGATACAGTCACATATCAACGTTACACGCAAAGAGAGTGCAGGACGATTTACTGTGTCGAAGTGATATCATCGTGGATGGGGAAGTGCAGGGAGGTAGCGGGAGTGACAGAGAGGTTAAAGGTCATTTTACCTTGGTCCAGAACTCTTCGTAGAGTGCGCAAGCAATGAGGCATCGCTCAAAAAGAACAACCACGCGCTCTGGAGTCccattttcaatttcaaagtCCAGGTACTCCTTCCAGTTGTTCAGCTGGGTCTTCTCTAAGGCTTTGACATGGAAGTATGGCCTCTTAATCTGAAAAGACATGAATAAATGCTTGTTTTACATCgtcaaagaataaaaagaaaacacatttccaacaaacaacaaataagacACATACCCCTTCCTCAAAGGCCCAGCGCTTGCTGACTTCATGTTCATTGTGGTTGAACACCTCCTGCCGGGCCTCGATCACCTTGTGGCGCATATTCTCGATCTCTGTCACTCTCTACATaaagacacataaaaaacacatggtCAACACTCTTGTGAACGAGTCACCAAATCATTCTCCACTTGATGTCAAAACTGCGAGTCCTGCAATCAAGGATTTACATCACCATGAGCTTGCCAGAGACTAGAAGCCTGTAGAGGGGGGAGGTATGTATGCACCCTGCATATCAGCCTCTGGGTGCAGGTTCTGCGGTCAAGGGGCCACGGTTGATCCTTTTAGTTTATGGGCGAGTCCCTGAATGGATGCCAACTTGAATCCCCCCTGGCATTCATTGGCTTGGCTGCTGACATAAAGACACCTCTTCAAACCTAAACAAAGCTTTCGTTCCATCTCATCATGGAGAAAAGGCAAGCTCCGGCTAACCCCTGCAAGTACTTTTGGAAATGTGTCTCCCCTGCAGGATCAGAAATTAGATTTCTACCTTAGCAGGGTCCGAAAGCTCCTCTGTACCAGGCGGTAGATCGTCGTCAGCTGCAGGCGGCTCCGCATCTTCGGTGACCATCGCCATCAGGCTGGCTTTAGAGAGCTCAAGCCTCAGCTGAACAAACTCCTCTTCTGACAAGAAATGTTTGGGGTTGTTCGTCTGCACATGATCTTTGAACCTGCAAAGATTAAAAACAGGCAAATAAGCTTTAACGCAAAGATTAAAATGGTGTTATTTTAGAGTGATTTTAAGCAAAAAACAcctttctttgtgttgtgtggagCTGAGTGCTTTGAAGAGATTGCCCTATTGTGGTCAATTATACTCTACACTGAAAAAGAAATTTCTTCCTTCAGTTACTGAGAACCTGTACCACTGGATTATAACTGAGGAGCTGAAGAGGTGAAACTGCAAACAGAGTgacagagatacacacacacctctggaAGTGCTGGGAATAAAGCTGGGTTGGGATGCCCAAGATGCGGTCATAGATGGCGGTGACGTTGGCCAGCTTCTGCTGCTCCGTCTCCCAGTTGATGAAGGCCTCCCACAGGCGATCTGAGCGAAAGTCTGTGCCTGCTGCTCGCACTGCATGTTCATAGGCACTAATGGtagaagatttaaaaaaaggaaatattgtaaatattatgcaTTGGCATGAACTATCAAATAGTTGGTTAAGATTAACTGTCAAAAAATGTCATAAGCAAGAGCCACATAACACGAGGATGAGATAAAATGCTATAAAGTAAGACTCTCACTCACGCTCGAATGCGACCCTCAGTCTCCGGATCAGTCGCGTCTGAGTTCTCTTTGATGAAGGTCAGGTAGTGCAGCCACAGGTCCACGCTGAGGGGAATGGCCTGCAAACCTTTTCTGTACACCTTGGGAGAgaccaaacacaaacaagcctGTCAATGGCTGGaacaaattttattttattcatacaAGCACCTCTATTTGCCCCTCTCTCTTCAGGCCAAAATACCTGGTGTTTGCAGTCTCTAAATGACCAACACTTAAGGACATGTACATGGACATGAGTCAATGtagtattataatataaaaggaagaaataacGGGGACAAGGACAGAACTGCCTGCCAAATATTTAGTGTATGAAGGGTAAAATCCTTGAGACAAGAAAGCAACAAATGTGTCCAAACAACGTTGATATTTACCTCTTCTGCATCCTGTATATTCCCATGCTTCTTTTCAATATCAGCATACTTCTTCCAGTAGCCATAGCAGTAGGGATAACGCAGGAAGAATATGTCAAATGTCTGCCTCACAGGTTCAAGGACATTCTGCAAGGGAGAGGTAACAGAAAAGAGATTGTCACACTTCACATTTTAGTATAATAATCCAGTTATCCAGCTTTTCAATGACAtcataatgtaaaaaacaaaagtttgagCCCCTGTTTAATTTTGGTAATGGCcaaactgtacatttctacacATATCTGAATAATCTGCATGTCATCTCTTACCTCTTGCTCAACATATTGCAGCAGGTAGACCCAACCATTGAAGTCTTC
This window harbors:
- the fkbp3 gene encoding peptidyl-prolyl cis-trans isomerase FKBP3 — encoded protein: MADEPTREWSDEQLKSDDLPKKDLIKFIQDNAAHSFLNEHKLLGNIKNVAKTAKKEQLVIAYNQLFESKRFKGTEPIEEVTEQVKAVKIEDKPKEVKTEVVDEGPPKYTKSVLKKGDKTNFPKKGETVSCWYTGSLEDGTVFDTNIPAAARKKRQTKPLSFKAGLGRVIRGWDEAIMTMSKGETARLEIEPEWAYGRKGVPENKIPPNAKLIFEIELVAVD
- the faua gene encoding FAU ubiquitin like and ribosomal protein S30 fusion a — translated: MPSVERLASTSIMMQLFLRAQNTHTLEVTGQETVGQIKAHVQTVEGLLVEDQVLLLAGCPLEDDASLASCGVSEHCTLEVAGRLLGGKVHGSLARAGKVRGQTPKVDKQEKKKKKTGRAKRRIQYNRRFVNVVPTFGKKKGPNANS
- the prpf39 gene encoding pre-mRNA-processing factor 39 isoform X2; protein product: MEDTGLQLSDDTITGMLDTESPVMESNGDAFLPDLPVLGQAADWSMDQTAPEPITNILPEDSDASQDAPGQQQEPDQQMNATELGSVEKAVEQFQLASAQLFQEEQPPPPPPPPPQPTEEAEQKTESVESPQDNQEMSVEPEAAVQDASQDGTEAPQETGDGMELEEPSKETTEESAIPTEPPQPSEFEKLFKGCQENPEDFNGWVYLLQYVEQENVLEPVRQTFDIFFLRYPYCYGYWKKYADIEKKHGNIQDAEEVYRKGLQAIPLSVDLWLHYLTFIKENSDATDPETEGRIRAAYEHAVRAAGTDFRSDRLWEAFINWETEQQKLANVTAIYDRILGIPTQLYSQHFQRFKDHVQTNNPKHFLSEEEFVQLRLELSKASLMAMVTEDAEPPAADDDLPPGTEELSDPAKRVTEIENMRHKVIEARQEVFNHNEHEVSKRWAFEEGIKRPYFHVKALEKTQLNNWKEYLDFEIENGTPERVVVLFERCLIACALYEEFWTKYAKYIEGYSTDGVRHVYKKACTIHLPKKPAIHLLWAAFEEQQGNVEEARGILKSLEESVPGLAMVRLRRVSLERRHGNMDEAEALLREAMDSGKNATETSFYAVKLARQQMKVQKSLSKARKVLLDAIEKDQTNPKLYLNLLELEYNGDVTQNEAEILACFDRALQSPMPIESRLLFCQRKVEFLEDFGSDINVLVAAYSEQQKLQKESEPTKRKAENGSQEPDTKRQRVDDESSAAANALTDTQANNSAYNYNWYQQPYGSWGQNSWGQYNQYAQYNQYYPPPPT
- the prpf39 gene encoding pre-mRNA-processing factor 39 isoform X1, whose amino-acid sequence is MEDTGLQLSDDTITGMLDTESPVMESNGDAFLPDLPVLGQAADWSMDQTAPEPITNILPEDSDASQDAPGQQQEPDQQMNATELGSVEKAVEQFQLASAQLFQEEQPPPPPPPPPQPTEEAEQKTESVESPQDNQEMSVEPEAAVQDASQDGTEAPQETGDGMELEEPSKETTEESAIPTEPPQPSEFEKLFKGCQENPEDFNGWVYLLQYVEQENVLEPVRQTFDIFFLRYPYCYGYWKKYADIEKKHGNIQDAEEVYRKGLQAIPLSVDLWLHYLTFIKENSDATDPETEGRIRAAYEHAVRAAGTDFRSDRLWEAFINWETEQQKLANVTAIYDRILGIPTQLYSQHFQRFKDHVQTNNPKHFLSEEEFVQLRLELSKASLMAMVTEDAEPPAADDDLPPGTEELSDPAKRVTEIENMRHKVIEARQEVFNHNEHEVSKRWAFEEGIKRPYFHVKALEKTQLNNWKEYLDFEIENGTPERVVVLFERCLIACALYEEFWTKYAKYIEGYSTDGVRHVYKKACTIHLPKKPAIHLLWAAFEEQQGNVEEARGILKSLEESVPGLAMVRLRRVSLERRHGNMDEAEALLREAMDSGKNATETSFYAVKLARQQMKVQKSLSKARKVLLDAIEKDQTNPKLYLNLLELEYNGDVTQNEAEILACFDRALQSPMPIESRLLFCQRKVEFLEDFGSDINVLVAAYSEQQKLQKESEPTKRKAENGYDSSQEPDTKRQRVDDESSAAANALTDTQANNSAYNYNWYQQPYGSWGQNSWGQYNQYAQYNQYYPPPPT